A single window of Fervidicoccus fontis Kam940 DNA harbors:
- a CDS encoding SDH family Clp fold serine proteinase gives MTLADIASILFWFVFFLLIFSPTTSQARIRAARARILASLESKMKMRFITLIHRQERVGIFGIPVYRYIDIDDSEEVLRAIRETPKDMGIAIILHTPGGLVLAASQIALALKRHPGKKVVIIPHYAMSGGTLISLAADEIWMDRNAVLGPIDPQIQFQQYGSLPAPSIIKLAKMKGERAEDITLIMADIAEKATKGVQEIVVELLRDKMGEERARELADLLTRGDWTHDHPITFEEAKKLGLPVKDEIPEEIYDLMALYKAPLMQRSGVEYIPYTPQRSGR, from the coding sequence TTGACTTTAGCGGATATTGCAAGCATACTGTTCTGGTTCGTCTTCTTCCTTCTCATTTTCTCTCCAACCACGTCTCAAGCGAGGATAAGGGCTGCGAGGGCTAGGATACTAGCTTCTCTAGAATCCAAAATGAAGATGAGGTTTATAACTTTAATACACAGGCAGGAGAGGGTAGGGATATTTGGAATCCCCGTATATAGGTACATAGATATAGATGATAGCGAGGAGGTACTAAGAGCGATAAGAGAGACCCCTAAGGATATGGGGATAGCGATCATTCTTCACACGCCTGGAGGACTGGTCCTAGCCGCATCGCAGATAGCACTTGCGCTTAAGAGGCACCCAGGAAAGAAAGTTGTTATAATCCCGCACTATGCGATGAGCGGGGGAACTCTGATCTCCCTCGCAGCAGATGAGATATGGATGGACAGAAATGCAGTCCTGGGACCGATAGACCCTCAGATACAATTCCAGCAGTACGGGTCTCTCCCAGCTCCGAGCATTATTAAGCTCGCTAAGATGAAGGGTGAGAGGGCAGAGGATATCACATTGATAATGGCTGATATTGCTGAAAAAGCGACAAAGGGCGTTCAGGAAATTGTAGTCGAACTGCTCAGGGACAAGATGGGAGAGGAGAGGGCTAGAGAGCTCGCTGACCTTCTAACTAGAGGAGACTGGACTCACGATCACCCGATCACGTTTGAAGAAGCCAAAAAGCTCGGCTTGCCAGTAAAGGATGAGATCCCTGAGGAGATCTATGACCTTATGGCTCTCTACAAAGCTCCTCTCATGCAAAGGTCTGGAGTAGAGTACATCCCCTACACTCCGCAGAGGTCTGGAAGATAA
- a CDS encoding type II secretion system F family protein, with protein sequence MIHFRRRKEKKGIGLSLLYERISLFYFGKLGKKLVKTYQLDNKLEQAMSFNHPVVYASKLLMNTFLIAVPSLIISVYLFIQFKALVLNLKAFGVVLPILILFAPILYFLLRIAFLNSYISSRAHNVESELPLFASYLTSMVVSGIGPQRVIEAIAESDLFDAIKKEAQLIKRNMRIFGLDSLSAIESVAKNHPSKEFREFMIGYVSTIRGGGDVVHYLQLKTESYFKEKERDMDKLVEGVGTVLSTYMIIFVVVGLTINIIIAVQGGGLSQYIGSSMSATPMIVTFNFILMPIVTIFSIIIVGGILPKYNVVYKEPYLYLGISIPLSLFAFSILMALGGYRVFTSPDRMSVNLAISAIGIAFILASIPPMLAYRRIEKMERNISRYLGSFLTDLSEIRKAGLNPEKSIIYLSSKDYGSFTPILRKLSSSLQVGVNMRRAVRIAIVGYKNWFMRAIMRMLVDIIEYGGGTPQLLDTIASYGRKLSDFENQLKTSLRSDVFLPYIGSILNIVSTVMIIYLMVTSLHVMNPTGASAVGAYSSVNPARLSSLTFQLLLGLLMNSWLAGLLVGKSISLTVAGGFKHAVILVTVSLAVSLFTINILLVPIFSMPMK encoded by the coding sequence TTGATTCATTTCAGAAGAAGGAAAGAGAAGAAGGGGATAGGTCTTTCCCTCCTCTATGAGAGGATCTCCCTCTTCTACTTCGGAAAGCTAGGGAAAAAGCTAGTAAAAACCTACCAACTAGATAATAAGCTTGAGCAGGCAATGTCCTTTAACCATCCAGTAGTTTATGCATCAAAGCTGCTCATGAATACTTTTCTCATCGCAGTTCCATCGCTTATAATTTCTGTATACCTTTTCATCCAATTTAAAGCCTTAGTCCTCAATCTTAAAGCATTTGGCGTAGTGCTCCCCATTCTGATCCTCTTCGCTCCAATCCTCTACTTCCTCCTCAGAATCGCATTTCTGAACTCATACATATCATCTAGGGCTCACAATGTTGAATCCGAGCTCCCCCTCTTTGCATCCTACCTTACTTCTATGGTTGTCTCCGGCATAGGGCCTCAGAGGGTTATAGAGGCGATAGCTGAGAGCGACCTCTTCGATGCTATTAAGAAGGAGGCGCAGCTTATCAAGAGGAACATGAGGATCTTTGGCTTAGACTCTCTAAGCGCGATAGAGTCTGTAGCTAAGAACCACCCGAGCAAGGAGTTCAGAGAGTTCATGATAGGCTACGTCTCTACGATAAGGGGAGGGGGCGATGTGGTACACTACCTCCAGTTAAAAACTGAATCTTACTTTAAGGAGAAGGAGAGGGACATGGATAAGCTCGTTGAGGGGGTTGGAACTGTATTGAGCACTTACATGATTATCTTTGTTGTCGTCGGGTTAACGATAAACATAATAATTGCTGTACAGGGAGGGGGATTATCGCAATACATAGGATCGAGCATGAGTGCAACACCGATGATAGTGACCTTCAACTTCATACTAATGCCGATAGTGACAATATTTTCAATAATAATAGTAGGGGGGATCCTCCCAAAGTATAACGTTGTTTATAAGGAGCCTTATCTCTATTTGGGAATATCGATACCTTTAAGCTTATTCGCATTTTCGATCCTCATGGCTTTAGGAGGATATAGGGTTTTCACCTCTCCAGATAGAATGAGCGTAAACCTAGCGATCTCCGCAATAGGTATTGCATTTATACTAGCATCAATTCCTCCTATGCTTGCGTACAGAAGGATAGAGAAGATGGAGAGGAACATTTCTCGCTATCTCGGGAGCTTCCTGACCGATCTTTCTGAGATTAGGAAGGCCGGGCTGAACCCTGAGAAAAGCATAATTTATTTAAGTAGCAAGGACTACGGAAGCTTCACCCCAATTCTGAGGAAGCTATCATCTTCTCTTCAAGTTGGAGTCAATATGAGGAGGGCCGTGAGGATAGCCATTGTAGGGTACAAGAACTGGTTCATGAGGGCTATAATGCGAATGCTCGTTGATATAATAGAGTACGGCGGCGGAACCCCGCAACTTCTTGATACGATTGCTTCTTATGGGAGAAAGCTCTCCGATTTTGAAAATCAGCTCAAGACATCTCTTAGGTCCGATGTATTTCTCCCGTACATAGGTTCAATTCTCAACATAGTCTCAACGGTCATGATCATTTATCTTATGGTCACATCATTGCATGTAATGAATCCAACCGGAGCCTCAGCTGTAGGTGCATACTCTTCCGTGAACCCTGCTAGGCTTTCCTCTCTTACCTTTCAGCTCCTCCTCGGGCTCCTCATGAACTCATGGCTTGCAGGGCTATTGGTTGGGAAGTCCATTTCTTTGACTGTGGCAGGAGGATTCAAGCACGCGGTAATACTCGTAACAGTCAGCTTAGCAGTCTCCCTCTTCACGATAAACATACTCCTCGTCCCAATATTCTCGATGCCGATGAAGTGA
- a CDS encoding archaellin/type IV pilin N-terminal domain-containing protein, with the protein MEKRGISPIIATVILVVITIALAVGVALWMSGIIGGAGRGEQLGILPDSNMTLLSSTNNTNATIWLHVKNSGSADAQIIAVKLNGVNLPSSDIQTSAPITVKAGSDFNFIINVTSSDVGLTSFTPGTSYQVTIITSAGGSYSTQLTAISK; encoded by the coding sequence ATGGAGAAAAGAGGAATATCTCCTATTATCGCGACGGTAATACTAGTTGTGATAACGATCGCTCTAGCTGTTGGAGTAGCGCTGTGGATGTCGGGTATAATTGGTGGTGCAGGAAGGGGAGAGCAACTCGGTATCTTGCCAGACAGCAATATGACGTTATTATCTAGTACTAATAATACTAATGCAACAATATGGCTCCACGTCAAGAATTCTGGATCTGCAGATGCTCAAATAATTGCTGTTAAGCTCAATGGTGTTAACTTACCTAGTAGCGATATACAGACAAGTGCACCTATAACAGTAAAAGCTGGAAGTGATTTTAATTTTATAATAAATGTAACCTCTAGCGATGTCGGTCTTACAAGCTTTACCCCAGGTACGTCTTATCAAGTTACAATAATTACAAGCGCTGGAGGATCATACAGCACACAGTTGACAGCAATATCTAAATAA
- a CDS encoding PadR family transcriptional regulator — MPKRRKKEDYIFEDSKRIMQKGGFKMILMYFLEEKSMSGYEIMKTIESYFNGEYSPSPGIVYPTLQMLEEVEFVKSQAIGNKKIYMLTEKGKKYLEENREEVEAILRKIREVSSLKDNTIFNSLKKLIGTLHLYSSEINEEKAKAVTEILDDARKKIIKIFEGDQNG, encoded by the coding sequence TTGCCTAAAAGAAGGAAAAAGGAAGATTACATCTTTGAAGATAGCAAAAGGATAATGCAGAAGGGAGGCTTCAAGATGATCCTAATGTACTTTCTTGAAGAGAAAAGCATGAGCGGGTATGAGATAATGAAGACTATAGAGTCTTACTTTAATGGAGAATATTCGCCAAGTCCAGGGATTGTATACCCCACCCTTCAGATGCTCGAAGAGGTCGAGTTTGTCAAATCTCAGGCAATAGGCAACAAGAAAATATACATGCTGACTGAGAAAGGGAAGAAGTATCTAGAGGAAAACAGAGAAGAAGTTGAGGCGATCCTAAGAAAAATTAGAGAAGTATCATCTCTCAAAGATAACACAATATTCAACTCTTTAAAAAAGCTTATTGGGACGCTTCACTTGTACTCCTCTGAAATAAATGAGGAAAAGGCAAAGGCGGTAACCGAAATTCTAGATGATGCTAGGAAAAAGATCATAAAAATATTTGAAGGTGATCAAAATGGATGA
- a CDS encoding type II/IV secretion system ATPase subunit, translating to MPKLPFLRSKDEKKKKVEKIEKKGEEELTLENLFEEEVTFYHIQRARGVTYANIGGNYSEVESYPLNPPWAYARIMFNRDDGSYIYALDEVRLSPLETRVYSILVNILIRELSPPPSGTDTMQYFKESAKGILKKYMIRLGRTPGVSWAKMMYYIERDVVGYGYIDSLMRDPNIEDISCDGVGKPIYVWHRKYESLPTNIKIDDEEALDSFLVKLSHMAGAHISVAFPIVDAILPGGHRLAGTFKKEVTTKGSSFTVRKFSEDPITLVDMIGWNNLSEEMSAYLWLMLEHKMTGLVLGVTGSGKTTSLNAIASLIRPSMKVVTIEDTPELRLPLENWVQLVTRQSYGIGSEKIGEINLFDLIKVSLRYRPDYIIVGEVRGEEAYSLMQAVATGHGGLTTLHAESVVQAINRLTSEPMNIPKSFVPFLNFAFVTKRQMIINPDGTFQIVRRITNLWEIYDYGDYVEIFRWDPNKDKFYFDISKSENLKKIAEMRGKDMEWIEKEIENRKLVLRYLRLEKKRFYLDIAKYVRMYYQNPEKLMSEVRGRLEGRVEGI from the coding sequence TTGCCTAAGCTTCCGTTTTTAAGAAGTAAAGATGAGAAGAAGAAAAAAGTAGAAAAAATCGAGAAGAAAGGGGAAGAGGAGCTCACATTAGAGAACCTATTTGAGGAAGAGGTCACATTTTACCATATACAGAGGGCAAGAGGAGTAACTTACGCGAATATAGGAGGGAACTATAGCGAAGTTGAGAGTTACCCCTTAAATCCGCCTTGGGCATACGCCAGGATAATGTTCAATAGAGATGACGGGAGTTACATTTACGCTCTAGATGAGGTCAGGCTCAGTCCGTTAGAGACTAGGGTCTACAGCATTTTGGTGAACATACTTATAAGGGAGCTCAGCCCACCTCCAAGTGGAACGGACACGATGCAGTACTTTAAGGAAAGCGCAAAGGGGATACTTAAAAAGTACATGATAAGGCTCGGGAGGACTCCTGGAGTTTCTTGGGCGAAGATGATGTACTACATCGAAAGAGATGTAGTGGGTTATGGATATATCGACTCCCTCATGAGGGATCCAAACATCGAAGATATTTCATGCGACGGAGTTGGGAAGCCAATTTATGTTTGGCACAGGAAGTACGAGAGCCTGCCAACAAACATTAAAATCGACGATGAAGAGGCCCTGGACAGCTTCCTCGTTAAGCTCTCTCACATGGCTGGTGCTCATATAAGCGTCGCCTTCCCCATAGTTGATGCAATCCTTCCAGGAGGGCACAGGCTCGCGGGAACTTTCAAGAAGGAGGTGACTACAAAGGGATCGAGCTTTACCGTAAGGAAGTTCAGCGAAGATCCCATTACCCTTGTTGATATGATTGGATGGAACAACCTCTCGGAGGAAATGAGCGCATATTTATGGCTAATGCTAGAGCACAAGATGACCGGGTTAGTTCTTGGAGTAACAGGCTCTGGAAAGACTACTTCCCTGAATGCTATAGCCTCCCTCATTAGGCCTTCAATGAAGGTCGTGACTATAGAGGACACTCCTGAGCTCAGACTCCCCCTTGAGAACTGGGTTCAGCTTGTTACGAGGCAAAGCTACGGCATAGGGAGCGAGAAGATAGGGGAAATAAACCTCTTCGATCTAATAAAGGTGAGCCTGAGGTACAGACCGGACTACATAATAGTGGGAGAGGTGAGGGGGGAGGAGGCTTATTCGCTAATGCAGGCTGTAGCTACTGGACATGGAGGATTAACTACACTCCATGCAGAGAGCGTAGTTCAGGCTATAAACAGGCTTACGAGCGAGCCCATGAACATACCCAAGTCCTTTGTCCCATTTTTAAACTTCGCTTTTGTTACGAAGAGGCAGATGATAATCAACCCTGATGGGACTTTTCAGATCGTTAGGAGGATAACAAACCTATGGGAAATATACGACTACGGAGACTATGTGGAAATATTTAGGTGGGATCCAAACAAAGATAAGTTCTACTTCGACATCTCGAAAAGCGAGAACCTGAAAAAGATAGCTGAGATGAGAGGGAAAGATATGGAGTGGATAGAGAAGGAGATAGAGAACAGGAAGCTGGTTTTAAGGTATTTGAGGCTAGAGAAAAAGAGGTTTTACTTGGATATAGCAAAGTACGTTAGGATGTATTACCAGAATCCTGAGAAGCTCATGAGTGAAGTGAGGGGAAGGCTTGAAGGCAGGGTGGAGGGAATTTGA
- a CDS encoding MBL fold metallo-hydrolase, translated as MVVLNDNEPSPGLRNDWGWSLFIEFNGREILFDADTRGEIIAYNSQKLNIDLSSIDFSFLSHYHGDHYGGYEYFEGKKSFKVYVPDKDRILRKLGLLPIVVEKFEEIEEGVFSTGPLSSLGLKEHSMVLKIDDLNILIVGCSHPGIDVIAKKVFERLGKIYFTIGGFHEPPLRALDRLAEVSEYIAPAHCSGSRAKEYVKKKYGKKYVSVRTGSEIILPF; from the coding sequence ATGGTCGTTTTAAACGACAATGAGCCTTCTCCAGGATTGAGGAATGACTGGGGGTGGAGCCTGTTCATAGAGTTCAATGGAAGAGAGATACTCTTCGATGCAGATACAAGAGGGGAGATCATAGCCTACAACTCACAAAAGCTAAACATAGATCTGAGCTCCATCGACTTTTCATTCTTGAGCCACTATCATGGCGACCACTACGGAGGATATGAATATTTTGAGGGGAAGAAGAGCTTCAAGGTATATGTGCCTGATAAGGATAGAATTTTGAGGAAGCTCGGGCTCCTCCCTATAGTAGTAGAAAAATTTGAAGAGATAGAAGAAGGAGTATTCTCTACAGGACCCCTTTCAAGCCTTGGATTGAAGGAGCATTCGATGGTCTTGAAAATTGATGATCTGAATATCCTCATTGTAGGATGCAGTCATCCAGGCATAGACGTTATTGCGAAAAAGGTCTTTGAAAGGTTGGGGAAAATATACTTCACTATAGGTGGGTTTCACGAGCCGCCTCTGAGGGCTTTAGATAGACTTGCAGAAGTGAGTGAATACATCGCCCCAGCGCACTGCTCTGGAAGCAGGGCTAAAGAGTATGTTAAGAAAAAATATGGTAAAAAATACGTTTCTGTTAGGACTGGGAGCGAAATAATCCTGCCTTTTTAA
- a CDS encoding carboxypeptidase-like regulatory domain-containing protein, with amino-acid sequence MNSKEKLLLLLIFFLLPLLSTHVASSQSVYVPTLQSIEGVVQKPFVYEIDSSFLNPYVLSDGSSILYQPSPAFVEIYNFYTNETELRYSVNGYVTAVDEGWPYIVVGTSTGEVLIIDESSNYSVRRFEAGFSQVSQLYVLDSRYVLSLFSDGSMLQYDILNDSWIAYRPLSFNSTAESVQSYQVLSIWKDGGSVLLLCTPTFAGSNKIYIQLVPSSNSTSVSGIEVLVNFTGVNLISKGITDSNGSLEVSVPSGASLSSSVDIYIASQKSGFYYYAQYILGSIINTLVTIPYPPSSMQIVRVTYFASNYILYKATPSPSGLVFTNTYSFSADRVIGLLSTDNSLGFKYILLLSESGTLNIIRLSQFLQPIGNDTYYMCNVSSFDSTKDGSYLILGYPDGTLIAFSYNGKGYSAFHSYKLTSSPSLLKALSSSPLSIIAFDGNYFNALIYSPQNNTLWPILRDENSLGYSIGGVIKSYLTNQDRALFFTGSSLLVVDGISEIFSFSYLNMSERALCSVEISVYGADGSTPQSFSISLSGPADYYTGVVYNNTVLFKDVVQGAYTLTVTPYQSIYDPEAVSIDVTGSSRIPIALSLHVFQVSIGLMDTLIKAPPKGSFQYSLYYPSGNTSSGTWIPQYQHLLLNLTYGQYAIDIIPSYSSIYQKERIYFSVPENLSFEVNLSRTTYVFGIQVIDQLTGSPAKGTFLITLNDTLGNSYSSVTQYNTIAYFTLNDVGNMSVEISPSGGSSAQMYQPTSTTVPAYSSMVYPISIERNNYTLTISVRDLDSGAYARGANVSIGGLEYTVPSNGTISIILPSDTYTVNVGGGIYQSYLQAVNLYGNTSISIGLRRLFGSLDIIVSLGSGSPISGAVVNIEGLDNKNSYTFITDSTGEVRASIPYGLYAINVTAPYCSSFTQIINVNSSSIQTIYVKMSYTLLGYFRAYLIYIVIIAIAAVAIVISRRYVKKRLELLSQQEVEEAL; translated from the coding sequence TTGAATTCGAAAGAAAAGCTTCTACTCCTTTTAATTTTTTTTCTCTTACCACTGCTTTCTACTCACGTTGCTAGCTCTCAATCTGTATATGTTCCAACCCTTCAAAGTATAGAGGGCGTCGTGCAGAAGCCGTTCGTCTATGAAATAGACAGCTCTTTTCTAAATCCTTATGTGCTCTCGGATGGAAGCTCAATCCTCTACCAACCTTCACCTGCATTTGTGGAAATATACAACTTCTACACTAATGAAACTGAGCTTAGGTATTCGGTAAACGGATACGTTACTGCAGTGGATGAGGGCTGGCCTTATATAGTAGTTGGAACGAGCACGGGAGAGGTATTAATAATAGATGAGTCATCCAATTATTCTGTGAGAAGGTTTGAGGCGGGCTTTTCTCAAGTATCTCAGCTATACGTCCTTGATAGTAGGTATGTTCTCTCCTTATTCTCAGATGGATCTATGCTTCAGTATGACATTCTTAATGACTCGTGGATCGCATACAGACCTTTAAGCTTCAACTCGACAGCTGAAAGCGTCCAAAGCTATCAGGTTCTGAGCATTTGGAAGGATGGAGGAAGCGTTCTTCTGCTCTGCACTCCAACTTTTGCTGGGAGCAATAAGATATACATACAGCTTGTCCCCTCATCAAATTCAACCTCTGTTTCTGGGATAGAAGTCCTTGTAAACTTCACGGGGGTAAACTTAATATCGAAGGGAATAACCGACAGCAATGGAAGCCTAGAAGTAAGCGTACCCTCTGGAGCAAGCTTGAGTAGCAGCGTTGACATATACATCGCTTCACAGAAAAGCGGCTTCTACTACTATGCCCAGTATATATTAGGAAGCATAATTAACACGTTGGTCACAATACCCTATCCGCCCAGCTCCATGCAAATTGTTAGAGTTACATATTTTGCATCAAACTATATCTTATACAAAGCAACTCCATCTCCAAGCGGATTGGTGTTCACGAATACGTACTCATTTTCTGCAGATCGGGTTATAGGATTACTGAGCACGGATAACTCTCTTGGCTTCAAATACATACTGCTTCTCTCTGAAAGCGGCACACTTAATATCATAAGGCTTTCTCAATTCCTCCAGCCTATAGGAAACGATACCTACTATATGTGCAACGTGAGCTCTTTCGACTCAACTAAAGACGGATCTTATTTAATATTAGGATATCCGGATGGAACACTTATAGCGTTTTCCTATAATGGAAAAGGTTATTCAGCCTTTCACAGCTATAAGCTCACTTCCTCTCCCTCCCTCCTCAAAGCCTTGAGCTCTTCGCCTCTCTCAATCATAGCTTTTGATGGGAACTACTTCAATGCCCTCATATATTCTCCTCAAAACAACACTCTCTGGCCAATACTGAGGGATGAAAACAGCCTGGGCTATTCAATTGGGGGCGTGATCAAGAGCTACTTAACGAATCAGGACAGGGCTCTCTTTTTTACCGGGAGCTCTTTGCTTGTTGTTGATGGAATAAGTGAAATATTCTCATTTTCTTATCTCAACATGAGCGAAAGAGCTCTATGTAGCGTTGAGATAAGCGTCTACGGGGCGGACGGGAGCACACCCCAGAGCTTTTCTATATCGTTAAGCGGTCCTGCAGACTACTATACAGGGGTTGTCTACAACAACACCGTACTCTTCAAGGATGTCGTTCAAGGTGCTTATACTCTAACCGTGACTCCTTATCAAAGCATTTACGATCCTGAAGCAGTCAGCATTGACGTGACCGGGAGCTCAAGAATCCCAATTGCCCTCTCGCTTCATGTTTTTCAGGTCTCAATAGGATTGATGGATACGCTCATAAAAGCTCCTCCGAAGGGGTCATTTCAATACAGTTTGTATTATCCCTCGGGCAATACCTCTTCTGGTACTTGGATTCCCCAGTACCAACACCTCTTACTCAACCTTACATATGGGCAGTATGCAATCGACATAATTCCCAGCTACTCTTCTATCTACCAGAAGGAGAGGATATACTTCTCAGTTCCAGAGAACCTCTCATTCGAAGTCAACTTGAGCAGAACTACATATGTTTTCGGAATCCAGGTTATAGATCAGCTTACTGGTTCTCCAGCAAAGGGCACATTCTTAATAACACTCAACGACACACTTGGAAACTCTTACTCCTCTGTAACGCAATACAATACAATTGCGTACTTTACCCTTAACGATGTAGGCAATATGAGCGTGGAGATTTCCCCAAGCGGGGGGTCAAGTGCTCAAATGTACCAGCCGACTTCAACTACTGTTCCAGCATACAGCAGTATGGTTTACCCCATTAGCATTGAGAGGAACAACTACACATTAACTATCAGCGTGAGGGATTTAGACTCAGGGGCTTATGCGAGGGGCGCGAATGTGAGCATTGGAGGTTTAGAATATACAGTCCCCTCCAATGGGACTATCTCGATTATTCTTCCTTCAGATACGTATACTGTAAATGTAGGGGGAGGGATCTACCAATCATACTTGCAAGCTGTTAATCTATATGGAAACACCTCCATATCGATAGGGCTGAGGAGGCTGTTTGGATCTCTGGACATAATCGTTTCGCTTGGTAGCGGATCCCCCATTTCTGGGGCTGTAGTAAATATAGAAGGGCTCGACAACAAGAACAGCTATACCTTCATTACAGACAGCACGGGAGAGGTAAGGGCGTCAATTCCATACGGTCTTTATGCAATAAACGTAACTGCTCCCTACTGCTCTTCTTTCACCCAGATCATCAATGTGAACTCTTCATCAATTCAAACAATATATGTAAAGATGAGCTACACGTTATTAGGTTACTTCAGGGCATATCTAATATACATAGTTATAATTGCTATTGCGGCAGTCGCTATTGTAATTTCAAGGAGGTATGTAAAGAAGAGGCTGGAGCTTCTTTCTCAGCAAGAAGTTGAGGAGGCGCTCTAG
- a CDS encoding P-loop NTPase, with translation MKGSIGVTGGKGGTGKSMVAVNIASLLARERELVLADLDVEAPNDHLLLNAKLENEEPVEIMLPFIDYKKCTGCGVCAKICDTGGIIMTREKMPMVLPRLCSGCRACYFACPEKAIVEGKRVEGYIYYTRVRLKDCEFTLVTGMLREGEEHTPPVVLPAKKKAISLSRDLLVIDTSAGTANHVSTALEGSKIALAVTEPTPLGLHDLELILKVLNELRIDAWVLVNRWGIGSSEKMYSIAEKIAKKHNAVIKAKIPYSRDLVEAYVRGIPIVEFYPDHEISKIFRSIAKEILDVV, from the coding sequence ATGAAGGGTAGCATAGGAGTTACCGGGGGTAAGGGGGGAACAGGGAAGAGCATGGTCGCAGTTAATATCGCATCCCTTTTGGCTAGAGAGAGGGAATTGGTCCTTGCAGATCTCGATGTTGAGGCCCCAAACGATCACTTGCTTTTAAATGCTAAGCTTGAGAACGAGGAGCCCGTAGAGATAATGCTTCCATTCATAGACTATAAGAAGTGCACAGGTTGCGGGGTCTGTGCGAAGATTTGCGATACAGGCGGGATAATAATGACTAGGGAGAAGATGCCCATGGTCCTCCCGAGGCTGTGTAGCGGTTGCAGGGCTTGCTATTTCGCATGTCCGGAGAAGGCTATAGTTGAGGGGAAGCGTGTTGAAGGCTATATATACTACACGAGGGTGAGGTTGAAAGACTGCGAATTTACTTTAGTTACAGGCATGCTTAGGGAGGGGGAAGAGCATACTCCTCCAGTTGTCCTTCCAGCGAAGAAGAAGGCAATTTCCCTTTCAAGAGATCTCCTTGTCATTGATACGAGCGCTGGGACCGCGAATCACGTATCTACAGCTTTAGAGGGATCCAAGATAGCATTGGCTGTGACGGAGCCTACCCCCTTAGGCCTTCACGACCTTGAGCTCATTCTCAAAGTTCTGAATGAGCTCAGGATAGATGCTTGGGTATTGGTGAACAGGTGGGGTATAGGATCTTCTGAGAAAATGTACAGCATAGCTGAGAAGATAGCGAAGAAGCACAATGCAGTAATAAAGGCAAAGATACCCTATTCGAGAGACCTCGTTGAAGCTTATGTAAGAGGGATCCCAATTGTCGAATTCTATCCAGATCACGAGATCTCTAAGATCTTCAGATCAATCGCTAAGGAAATACTCGATGTTGTTTAA